A DNA window from Daucus carota subsp. sativus chromosome 3, DH1 v3.0, whole genome shotgun sequence contains the following coding sequences:
- the LOC108214398 gene encoding NDR1/HIN1-like protein 26: MSGNHEISPQHCAKKGLSIHKRYKKLLYALFTSIFSILSIIFIIYFLLHPSKPEFSLKEVDIYQLNLFTHPQLVNSSIQFTLLSNNPNQKVGIYYDKLVVYASYKKQQITDYTSLEPFYQDHDESNLLTASVTGNGVPVTTSFGHEVLRDTTAGKVVLNIKVNGWLRWKVRSWVSGKYRLNVNCVAIMPLGPSIPSGPLSSRQGTQCSTTM, translated from the coding sequence ATGTCTGGGAACCACGAAATCTCTCCACAACATTGCGCTAAGAAAGGTTTGAGCATCCACAAGCGCTACAAGAAGCTACTATACGCTCTATTTACCTCTATCTTTTCAATTTTATCCATCATcttcattatatattttctcCTACATCCCTCCAAGCCCGAGTTCTCCCTCAAAGAAGTCGATATCTACCAACTCAACCTTTTTACACATCCTCAGCTTGTCAACTCCTCTATTCAGTTCACCTTGCTTTCTAACAATCCTAACCAGAAAGTTGGCATTTACTACGACAAACTAGTGGTTTATGCGTCTTACAAGAAACAGCAAATTACGGATTATACATCACTTGAACCATTCTACCAAGATCACGATGAGAGTAACCTCTTGACAGCTTCCGTCACAGGAAATGGAGTGCCTGTGACTACCTCATTCGGTCATGAAGTGCTACGTGACACAACCGCTGGGAAGGTTGTCCTGAATATTAAGGTAAATGGCTGGCTGCGATGGAAGGTGCGTAGTTGGGTTTCAGGAAAGTACAGATTAAATGTTAACTGTGTTGCTATTATGCCTTTGGGACCTTCCATTCCATCAGGCCCTCTCAGTTCAAGGCAAGGGACTCAGTGTTCTACTACAATGTGA
- the LOC108210832 gene encoding uncharacterized protein LOC108210832, with translation MSPPPKPPQFNHKPTVSPPSQSFSDIIFATFSLFILISSSPKPSSVFFQRFTPTISFPLNPRRFLPISVMSATSKLPKKHNFPSPQALSDWLSPRLPEEKFCLWGVKAGTKNVHNLWLEISEGETCLDDSVPPVRTLEVVIVRIIGGENRVLVESHQELSDGSVRYRSRPLSEKMKPGESVDSAVFRAVKEELGSLIGGENVGEVVRIVPNSYTKKVEERVSVSYPGLPACYVLHTVDAFVDGLPEGEFCTEEGEEYEDSDEKKIADGAVSCKKHYWKWMDYDSV, from the coding sequence ATGTCTCCTCCACCAAAACCACCTCAATTTAACCACAAGCCCACCGTGTCGCCACCATCTCAGTCTTTCTCCGATATCATCTTCGCGACTTTTTCGCTCTTCATTCTTATTTCTTCGTCTCCCAAACCCTCCTCGGTTTTCTTCCAAAGATTCACACCCACAATTTCTTTTCCGCTAAACCCTCGTAGATTCTTGCCGATTTCGGTTATGTCTGCAACGAGCAAGCTTCCTAAAAAACATAACTTTCCGAGCCCTCAGGCGCTTTCGGACTGGCTGAGCCCGAGGTTGCCTGAGGAGAAGTTTTGTTTGTGGGGGGTCAAGGCGGGGACCAAGAATGTGCATAATTTGTGGCTGGAGATTTCGGAAGGGGAGACTTGTTTGGATGATTCGGTGCCTCCGGTGAGGACGTTGGAGGTTGTGATTGTGAGGATTATTGGGGGTGAGAATCGGGTTTTGGTTGAGTCTCATCAGGAATTGTCGGATGGGAGTGTTAGGTATCGGTCTAGGCCTTTATCGGAGAAAATGAAGCCTGGGGAGAGTGTTGATTCGGCTGTTTTTCGGGCGGTGAAAGAAGAGCTTGGTTCGTTAATTGGAGGGGAGAATGTAGGTGAGGTTGTGAGGATTGTTCCGAATTCGTATACTAAGAAAGTAGAGGAGAGGGTGTCGGTTTCGTATCCCGGATTGCCTGCTTGTTATGTTTTGCATACGGTGGATGCTTTTGTGGATGGTTTGCCGGAAGGGGAGTTTTGTACGGAAGAAGGGGAAGAGTATGAGGATTCGGATGAGAAGAAGATTGCGGATGGCGCGGTTTCGTGTAAAAAGCATTATTGGAAATGGATGGACTATGATTCAGTTTAG
- the LOC108211914 gene encoding G-type lectin S-receptor-like serine/threonine-protein kinase SD2-5 produces MGVWAFFSFMVTCLFVLFQTNTCMALSIAIGRLKPGFQVAQLQFIDDGGTFLCSNNSIFCLGFITSDKDYTTFVLGIFHLSTSRKIWSANRATPVRNSDKFVFEDGGNAILQIGGSVIWSTNTSNKGVYAMEMQDSGNLILLGKDSKIVWQSFDHPTDTLLSNQKFSEGMKLVSNPSTSNLTFFLEMKSGDMVLYANFGNPQPYWSIRQDDRKIIQKNGQNVSAAYLIGNSWRFYDKSRIVFWQLIISGESDTNSTLVATLGDDGYITFFNLESQNFDDGFSVLKIPANSCSRPESCNPYKICYHGNINDICGCLSVLNSTDNCRPGIVSPCKESHGSTELIDAGNGLSYFALGLVAPSSKTSLDGCKTSCLANCSCLAMFFEEKSQNCFHFDNVGSLKASGDGSDFVSYIKVSRNGGNLRGHRGSKKKILLVAIILTVTTLIIGVVLYGIRHYYQKQNSIQVESPRETEEKNFLENISGMPIRFSHYDLQVATNNFSRKLGQGGFGSVYEGVLSDGTRVAVKQLEGIGQGKKEFRAEVSSIGSIHHHHLVRLKGFCAEDSHRLLVYEYMANGSLEKWIFSKHNGDVLDWDTRFAIAIGTARGLAYLHENCEVKIVHCDIKPENVLLDENFHAKVADFGLAKLMSREQSHVFTTLRGTRGYLAPEWITNSAISEKSDVYSYGMLLLEIIGGRRNYYASETDEQCNFPSYAFEMMEQGKVRDIVDAKLRITLDDERVSIAIKVALWCIQHNMHLRPSMTKVVKMLEQVSFVPPPPSSQQMNSSEPLDLNSCADLSAVRLSGPR; encoded by the coding sequence ATGGGAGTTTGGGCATTCTTCTCTTTTATGGTAACATGCTTGTTTGTTCTCTTTCAAACCAATACTTGCATGGCCCTTTCAATAGCTATTGGCAGATTAAAACCTGGTTTTCAGGTTGCTCAGTTGCAATTCATAGATGATGGTGGGACGTTTCTTTGTTCAAACAACTCCATTTTTTGTTTGGGCTTTATCACCTCTGACAAAGATTACACCACATTTGTACTTGGTATATTCCACTTGAGCACTTCAAGAAAAATTTGGTCTGCAAATAGAGCCACTCCAGTTAGAAATTCTGATAAGTTTGTGTTTGAAGATGGTGGGAATGCTATTTTGCAAATTGGAGGGTCTGTGATATGGTCTACAAATACGTCGAATAAAGGGGTTTATGCCATGGAAATGCAGGACTCTGGAAATCTGATTTTGTTGGGGAAGGATAGTAAAATTGTCTGGCAAAGCTTCGATCATCCGACAGATACCCTTTTGTCTAACCAGAAATTTAGTGAAGGCATGAAACTTGTAAGTAATCCTAGCACAAGTAATTTGACCTTTTTTCTTGAAATGAAGTCTGGAGATATGGTCCTTTATGCAAATTTTGGAAATCCACAGCCGTATTGGTCCATCAGGCAAGATGatagaaaaattattcaaaagaaTGGTCAGAATGTCAGTGCAGCATATCTTATTGGTAACTCATGGAGGTTTTATGACAAGAGCAGAATAGTGTTTTGGCAACTAATTATCTCTGGAGAGAGTGATACAAATTCTACTTTGGTTGCAACTTTAGGAGATGATGGATATATCACTTTCTTTAATCTTGAAAGTCAAAATTTCGATGATGGTTTTTCTGTTTTGAAAATACCAGCTAATTCATGCAGTAGACCTGAATCATGTAATCCGTATAAGATATGTTATCATGGTAATATTAATGATATCTGTGGTTGCCTTTCAGTGCTCAATTCCACGGACAATTGCAGACCTGGTATAGTTTCTCCTTGCAAGGAGTCACATGGTTCTACAGAGCTGATAGATGCTGGAAATGGGCTGAGCTATTTTGCGCTTGGCCTTGTTGCACCCTCATCCAAAACCAGCTTAGATGGCTGCAAAACTTCTTGTCTTGCTAACTGCTCATGCCTTGCTATGTTTTTTGAGGAGAAGTCCCAAAATTGCTTTCATTTTGATAATGTAGGAAGTTTGAAAGCTTCAGGTGATGGAAGTGACTTTGTTTCATACATAAAGGTCTCGAGGAATGGAGGCAATCTGAGGGGGCATAGAGGCAGCAAGAAAAAAATTCTGCTTGTCGCCATAATACTCACGGTAACAACGTTGATTATTGGTGTTGTACTTTATGGAATAAGGCATTACTACCAAAAACAGAACAGTATCCAAGTGGAGTCTCCTCGAGAAACTGAAGAAAAAAATTTCTTGGAGAACATATCTGGAATGCCAATCCGATTCAGTCACTATGATCTCCAAGTTGCTACCAACAACTTCAGTAGGAAACTAGGGCAAGGAGGTTTTGGATCAGTTTATGAAGGTGTTTTATCAGATGGAACCCGAGTGGCTGTGAAGCAATTGGAAGGCATTGGTCAAGGAAAAAAAGAATTCCGAGCTGAAGTAAGCAGTATTGGCAGCATTCATCATCACCACCTGGTAAGGCTTAAAGGCTTCTGCGCTGAAGATTCCCACCGGCTCCTTGTATATGAATACATGGCAAATGGTTCCCTGGAAAAATGGATCTTTAGTAAGCACAATGGAGATGTGTTGGACTGGGACACAAGATTTGCTATTGCTATAGGCACCGCGAGAGGGTTAGCTTATCTTCATGAGAATTGTGAAGTGAAAATTGTGCATTGTGATATTAAACCTGAAAATGTGCTCCTAGATGAAAACTTTCATGCTAAAGTTGCGGACTTTGGTCTTGCCAAGCTAATGAGCAGAGAGCAGAGCCATGTTTTCACAACACTACGGGGAACAAGGGGTTACCTTGCACCAGAGTGGATCACAAACTCTGCAATATCAGAAAAAAGTGATGTCTATAGCTATGGAATGTTACTTCTTGAGATCATTGGCGGTAGAAGAAACTACTACGCATCTGAAACAGATGAACAATGCAACTTTCCTTCATACGCTTTTGAGATGATGGAGCAAGGTAAAGTTAGGGACATTGTTGATGCCAAACTAAGAATAACTCTAGATGATGAGAGAGTGTCTATAGCAATTAAGGTTGCTCTATGGTGTATACAACATAACATGCACCTTAGACCATCAATGACAAAAGTAGTCAAAATGCTCGAACAAGTGTCTTTT